In a single window of the Novosphingobium sp. IK01 genome:
- the nth gene encoding endonuclease III: MKKDQIFEFFRRLAEANPAPETELAYGNTYQLLVAVTISAQATDVGVNKATKRLFEEVKTPAQMVALGEEGLKEHIKSIGLFNTKAKNVIALSQILVRDYGGEVPASREALTALPGVGRKTANVVLNTAFGMETFAVDTHIFRVGNRTGLAKGKTPEAVEAGLDKKVPGPFRLGAHHWLILHGRYICKARTPECWRCPVVDLCAFKGKVLEKPGKKAG; the protein is encoded by the coding sequence TTGAAGAAGGACCAGATCTTCGAGTTCTTCCGCCGTCTGGCCGAGGCCAACCCGGCGCCGGAAACCGAACTGGCTTATGGCAATACCTATCAGTTGCTGGTGGCCGTGACGATCTCGGCCCAGGCGACCGACGTGGGGGTCAACAAGGCCACGAAGCGTCTGTTCGAGGAGGTCAAGACGCCTGCGCAGATGGTCGCGCTGGGCGAGGAGGGGCTGAAAGAGCACATCAAGTCGATCGGGCTGTTCAACACCAAGGCCAAGAACGTCATCGCGCTCTCGCAAATCCTCGTGCGCGATTATGGGGGCGAGGTTCCGGCGAGTCGCGAGGCGCTGACCGCGCTGCCCGGTGTCGGGCGCAAGACCGCCAATGTCGTGCTGAACACCGCCTTCGGGATGGAGACTTTCGCGGTCGACACCCACATTTTCCGCGTGGGCAACCGTACCGGCCTTGCCAAGGGCAAGACGCCCGAGGCGGTCGAGGCCGGGCTCGACAAGAAAGTGCCGGGCCCCTTCCGGCTAGGCGCGCATCACTGGCTGATCCTGCACGGGCGCTATATCTGCAAGGCGCGCACGCCCGAGTGCTGGCGCTGTCCGGTGGTGGATTTGTGTGCGTTCAAGGGCAAGGTGCTGGAGAAGCCGGGGAAGAAGGCGGGCTGA
- the dapB gene encoding 4-hydroxy-tetrahydrodipicolinate reductase has product MARIGIIGSAGRMGQALGAAVVAAGHELSGGIDREGDVAALAQASDVLVDFSAPGALEFTLDAAIAAGKPIVVGTTGLEERHHWLIDAAAVSIPVLQTGNTSLGVTLLAHLVREAAERLGEDWDIEIVETHHRMKVDAPSGTALLLGEAAARGRHVGLKDVAVRGRDGITGAREAGTIGFAALRGGSVAGDHTIHFLTDNERLSLSHMAENRGIFARGAVRAAQWLLGRAPGRYTMPDVLGLEG; this is encoded by the coding sequence ATGGCACGGATCGGCATTATCGGCAGCGCGGGGCGCATGGGGCAGGCCTTGGGCGCGGCGGTGGTGGCGGCCGGGCACGAACTTTCGGGCGGGATCGACCGCGAGGGCGACGTGGCCGCGCTGGCGCAGGCAAGCGACGTGCTGGTCGATTTTTCCGCGCCGGGCGCGCTGGAATTCACGCTCGATGCGGCGATTGCGGCGGGCAAGCCGATCGTGGTCGGCACGACCGGGCTTGAGGAGCGTCACCACTGGCTGATCGACGCGGCGGCGGTTTCGATTCCGGTGCTTCAGACCGGCAATACCTCGCTCGGGGTCACGCTGCTGGCCCATCTCGTGCGCGAGGCGGCCGAGCGACTGGGCGAAGACTGGGACATCGAGATCGTCGAGACGCACCACCGCATGAAGGTCGACGCGCCTTCGGGCACGGCGCTGTTGCTGGGCGAGGCGGCGGCGCGCGGGCGCCATGTGGGCCTGAAGGACGTGGCCGTGCGCGGGCGCGACGGGATCACCGGCGCGCGCGAGGCGGGCACCATCGGCTTTGCCGCGCTGCGCGGGGGCAGCGTGGCGGGCGATCACACCATTCATTTTCTGACTGACAACGAGCGCCTGAGCCTGTCGCACATGGCCGAGAACCGGGGCATCTTCGCGCGCGGCGCGGTGCGCGCGGCGCAGTGGCTGCTGGGCCGCGCGCCGGGCCGCTACACGATGCCCGACGTGCTCGGCCTCGAAGGCTGA
- a CDS encoding NAD-dependent deacylase — translation MALPQHIVILTGAGISAESGIDTFRDGGGLWEQHRVEDVATPEAFERAPDLVLRFYDMRRAAIQERHPNAAHHWLARLEREWPAHVAGGSVTVVTQNVDDLHLRAGSQAVIAMHGQHLSAWCTTCDARHRWTGPLIDRPPCPSCEARALRPDIVWFGEVPYEMDAIMAAMDRADLFVSIGTSGAVYPAAGLVRLAREIGAETLELNLERSQGSAWFDETRLGRATEVVPAWVDEMLKRKE, via the coding sequence ATGGCCCTGCCCCAACATATCGTGATCCTCACCGGCGCGGGAATCAGCGCCGAAAGCGGCATCGACACCTTCCGCGATGGCGGCGGACTGTGGGAGCAGCACCGGGTCGAGGATGTCGCCACGCCCGAGGCCTTCGAGCGCGCACCCGATCTGGTCCTGCGATTCTACGACATGCGCCGCGCCGCGATTCAGGAGCGCCACCCCAACGCCGCCCACCACTGGCTCGCCCGCCTCGAACGCGAATGGCCCGCCCATGTCGCGGGTGGCAGCGTCACCGTGGTGACCCAGAATGTCGACGACCTCCACTTGCGCGCCGGGTCTCAGGCGGTCATCGCCATGCACGGCCAGCACCTCTCGGCGTGGTGTACCACGTGCGATGCCCGCCACCGCTGGACCGGCCCGCTGATCGACCGCCCGCCCTGCCCCAGTTGCGAGGCCCGCGCGCTGCGGCCCGACATCGTGTGGTTCGGCGAAGTGCCCTACGAGATGGACGCGATCATGGCCGCGATGGACCGGGCCGACCTGTTCGTCTCCATCGGCACCTCGGGCGCGGTCTACCCGGCAGCAGGTCTGGTGCGTCTGGCCCGCGAAATCGGCGCGGAAACGCTCGAACTGAACCTCGAACGCAGTCAAGGCTCGGCCTGGTTCGACGAAACCCGGCTGGGACGGGCGACCGAAGTGGTTCCGGCCTGGGTGGATGAGATGCTGAAAAGAAAAGAATAA
- a CDS encoding HesA/MoeB/ThiF family protein — MTPAPLSHAPLSRDRLDRFARHIVLPEVGGAGQARLVASHVVLVGLGGIGAPALQYLAGAGIGRFTLIDDDGIEASNLQRQTIFTTADIGRPKAQAAADWLARFDPVLEASVHCTRIGRDNAQTLVAGADLVLDGSDNFATRLAVSDACVAAGVPLTSAALGRFQGQVANFAGHRPGHACYRCFVGDAFDAQDCDTCASQGVLGAMVGMVGTFGAMAALRVLLEGVSSLGDPQWGQLHVLDGLKPGLRTMRIARDPGCSGH, encoded by the coding sequence ATGACACCCGCTCCCCTTTCGCATGCCCCCCTTTCGCGCGATCGCCTCGACCGCTTCGCCCGTCACATCGTTCTGCCCGAAGTGGGCGGGGCCGGGCAGGCGCGGCTGGTGGCCTCGCATGTCGTGCTGGTGGGGCTGGGCGGGATCGGCGCGCCCGCACTGCAATATCTGGCGGGGGCGGGAATCGGGCGCTTCACCCTGATCGACGACGATGGGATCGAGGCCTCCAACCTCCAGCGCCAGACGATCTTCACCACCGCCGATATCGGCCGGCCCAAGGCGCAGGCCGCCGCCGACTGGCTGGCCCGGTTCGACCCGGTGCTGGAAGCCAGCGTCCATTGCACCCGGATCGGACGCGACAATGCCCAAACCCTCGTCGCCGGGGCCGACCTCGTGCTCGATGGCTCGGACAATTTCGCCACGCGGTTGGCCGTCTCGGACGCTTGCGTCGCCGCCGGGGTGCCGCTTACCAGCGCGGCGCTGGGCCGCTTTCAGGGACAAGTCGCCAATTTCGCAGGCCACCGCCCCGGCCACGCCTGTTACCGCTGCTTCGTGGGCGATGCCTTCGACGCACAGGATTGCGATACTTGCGCGTCGCAAGGGGTGCTGGGCGCGATGGTGGGCATGGTGGGCACCTTCGGCGCGATGGCCGCGTTGCGCGTGCTGCTCGAAGGGGTGTCGAGCCTCGGCGATCCGCAATGGGGCCAGTTGCATGTGCTCGACGGGCTGAAGCCGGGCCTGCGGACGATGCGCATCGCCCGCGATCCGGGGTGCTCGGGGCATTAA
- the dnaA gene encoding chromosomal replication initiator protein DnaA codes for MSEDQEALDLAADWADISQGLKKDLGPQLHTQWIKPIQLGSFCKETGTLDLFLPTEFSANWVADRFADRLSLAWKIARAEVRQVRITVHPRRRAMPELRVGGMGAGGAAPALTVPAAANETALKLAPAARAAPAAASSSVAGFDAASSGIDPTLTFTDFVQGSANILAMNAAQRMAAAEPPQFSPLYLKGSTGQGKTHLLHAIANGYAAAHPGARIFYCSAERFMIEFVQAMRQNEMIEFKSRLRGFDMLLVDDIQFIIGKASTQEEFLHTIDALMSAGKRLIVAADRAPQALDGVEQRLLSRLSMGLVADIQPADIELRRQILDHRLSRFTSAQVPQDVVEFLARTINRNVRELVGGLNKLIAFAQLTGQPVSLQLAEEQLTDILSANRRRITIDEIQRTVCQFYRVDRTEMASKRRARAIVRPRQVAMYLAKVLTPRSYPEIGRKFGGRDHSTVIHAVRLIEELRNRDADMDGDVRTLLRQLED; via the coding sequence ATGAGCGAGGACCAGGAAGCTCTGGACCTGGCCGCGGACTGGGCCGACATCAGCCAGGGTCTCAAGAAGGACCTTGGCCCGCAGTTGCACACCCAGTGGATCAAGCCGATCCAGCTGGGCAGCTTCTGCAAGGAAACCGGCACCCTCGACCTGTTCCTGCCGACCGAATTTTCGGCCAACTGGGTGGCCGACCGCTTTGCCGACCGTCTCTCGCTGGCCTGGAAGATCGCGCGTGCCGAAGTGCGCCAGGTTCGCATCACCGTCCACCCGCGTCGCCGCGCCATGCCCGAACTGCGTGTCGGCGGGATGGGTGCTGGCGGGGCCGCGCCTGCGCTGACCGTTCCGGCGGCTGCCAACGAAACCGCGCTCAAGCTGGCCCCCGCAGCCCGCGCCGCGCCCGCCGCCGCTTCGTCGAGCGTGGCCGGTTTCGATGCGGCCTCCTCGGGCATCGATCCCACGCTGACCTTTACCGACTTCGTGCAGGGCTCGGCCAACATCCTCGCGATGAACGCCGCCCAGCGCATGGCCGCCGCAGAGCCGCCGCAGTTCTCGCCGCTCTATCTCAAGGGCTCGACCGGCCAGGGCAAGACCCACCTGCTCCACGCCATCGCCAATGGCTATGCCGCCGCCCATCCGGGCGCGCGCATCTTCTATTGCTCGGCCGAGCGGTTCATGATCGAATTCGTCCAGGCCATGCGCCAGAACGAGATGATCGAGTTCAAGTCGCGCCTGCGCGGCTTCGACATGCTGCTGGTCGACGACATCCAGTTCATCATCGGCAAGGCGAGCACGCAGGAGGAATTCCTCCACACGATCGACGCGCTGATGAGCGCGGGCAAGCGCCTCATCGTTGCCGCCGACCGTGCGCCCCAGGCGCTCGACGGGGTCGAGCAGCGCCTGCTCTCGCGCCTCTCGATGGGCCTTGTCGCCGACATCCAGCCCGCCGACATCGAACTGCGCCGCCAGATCCTCGATCACCGCCTCTCGCGCTTCACCAGTGCGCAAGTGCCCCAGGACGTGGTCGAGTTCCTCGCCCGCACGATCAACCGCAACGTGCGCGAACTGGTCGGCGGCCTCAACAAGCTGATCGCCTTTGCCCAGCTGACCGGCCAGCCGGTGAGCCTGCAACTGGCCGAAGAGCAGTTGACCGACATCCTCTCGGCCAACCGCCGCCGTATCACCATCGACGAGATCCAGCGCACGGTCTGCCAGTTCTACCGCGTCGACCGCACGGAAATGGCCTCCAAGCGCCGCGCGCGCGCCATCGTGCGCCCGCGTCAGGTGGCGATGTACCTCGCCAAGGTGCTGACCCCGCGCTCGTACCCGGAAATCGGGCGCAAGTTCGGTGGCCGCGATCACTCCACGGTGATCCACGCGGTGCGCCTGATCGAGGAACTGCGCAACCGCGACGCCGACATGGACGGCGACGTGCGCACCCTGCTGCGCCAGCTCGAAGACTGA
- the rpsT gene encoding 30S ribosomal protein S20: MANTPQARKRIRRNERRAEINGNRLSRIRTFVKKVEAALAGGDKTVAAEALKAAQPELARGVARGVVHKNTAARKLSRLSKRVAAL; this comes from the coding sequence ATGGCCAATACGCCGCAAGCCCGCAAGCGCATCCGTCGCAACGAACGCCGCGCCGAAATCAACGGCAACCGCCTTTCGCGCATCCGCACCTTCGTGAAGAAGGTCGAGGCCGCTCTGGCCGGTGGCGACAAGACCGTGGCCGCCGAAGCCCTCAAGGCTGCGCAGCCCGAGCTGGCCCGTGGCGTGGCCCGCGGCGTCGTTCACAAGAACACCGCTGCCCGCAAGCTCTCGCGCCTGTCGAAGCGAGTCGCTGCTCTCTGA
- the hemH gene encoding ferrochelatase → MIPPAAPHACPAALPADHLRVKTGRVGVLLVNLGTPDAPTPGAVRRYLREFLSDRRVVEIPRLLWLPILHGIILRTRPAKSAHAYQQVWGPDGSPLAAITAAQARALQERLGEAVVVRHAMRYQNPAMAQELDALLEAGCERILVAPLYPQYSGATTASALDGLAAWITARRRLPALRTLPPYHDDPAAIEALHADLARQIADLAFVPEVLLLSYHGMPERTLHLGDPYHCHCRKTSRLLEAAFARSHPGLRVMTSFQSRFGRAKWLEPATDATLVELARSGTRAVAIAAPGFSADCLETLEELALRGRDDFVAAGGTQFAALACLNASQGGIDLLEALVRRELAGWIAP, encoded by the coding sequence ATGATCCCTCCTGCCGCTCCTCATGCCTGTCCCGCAGCCCTTCCTGCCGATCACCTGCGCGTGAAGACCGGGCGGGTGGGTGTCCTGCTGGTCAATCTGGGCACGCCCGATGCGCCCACGCCCGGCGCCGTGCGGCGCTACTTGCGCGAGTTCCTGTCGGACCGCCGCGTGGTCGAGATCCCGCGCCTGCTCTGGTTGCCGATCCTCCACGGCATCATCCTGCGCACGCGCCCGGCCAAATCCGCCCATGCCTATCAGCAGGTCTGGGGGCCGGATGGCTCGCCGCTGGCGGCGATCACGGCGGCGCAGGCCCGCGCACTTCAGGAGCGTCTGGGCGAGGCCGTGGTGGTGCGCCACGCCATGCGCTACCAGAACCCGGCGATGGCGCAGGAACTCGACGCCCTGCTGGAGGCCGGATGCGAGCGCATCCTCGTCGCCCCGCTCTACCCGCAATATTCGGGCGCGACGACCGCCAGCGCACTCGACGGGCTGGCCGCGTGGATCACGGCGCGCCGCCGCCTGCCCGCGCTGCGCACGCTGCCCCCCTATCACGACGATCCGGCGGCGATCGAGGCGCTCCATGCCGATCTGGCGCGCCAGATCGCCGATCTGGCCTTCGTGCCCGAAGTGCTGCTGCTCAGCTATCACGGCATGCCCGAGCGCACGCTCCATCTGGGCGATCCCTATCACTGCCATTGCCGCAAGACCTCGCGCCTGCTCGAAGCGGCCTTTGCGCGCAGCCATCCGGGCTTGCGGGTCATGACCAGCTTCCAGTCGCGCTTTGGCCGGGCCAAGTGGCTCGAACCGGCAACCGATGCCACGCTGGTCGAACTGGCGCGCAGCGGCACGCGCGCGGTGGCCATCGCCGCGCCGGGCTTTTCGGCGGACTGCCTCGAAACGCTGGAGGAACTGGCCCTGCGCGGGCGCGACGACTTCGTGGCGGCAGGGGGCACGCAATTTGCCGCGCTGGCCTGTCTTAATGCTTCGCAGGGGGGGATCGATCTGCTAGAGGCGCTCGTTCGGCGTGAACTGGCCGGATGGATCGCCCCCTGA